The Leptospira stimsonii nucleotide sequence ATGGAGGAGTTCCTACATATTTCGATTTTTGATATGGTCTTCATTTCTACGATTCCAATCGGAGTTCCTTCCTTCTAATTTTTGGAGGGAGAATCATATGAAGAATTTCAACTGAATATAGAATCATTCTTGCTCGGGTCCGAATCAAGTCGAAGCGGATTCAGGATTCTGTTTTTTTTTGCGGATTCTTTGTCGGAAGAGCATTCCAATCTTCGAATGTGATTTGAGAAAGATCGCCCACGATCTTGGAAAAAAAGAATCTCTTTCCAAAAAAAAAATCCGAAAATCCGCTCCATTGCGTTTGCGACGAGAACCGTAAGAATCGAAGGGGAAAAAATTTTCCCCGATTCAGAGGAGTAAAAAACGATGAAAAATCTATCACATATCATTCTGGACGGAAATCTAACGGCCGATCCGGAACTCAAAACTCTCAACAGCGGAAAGAGCGTCGCTACCTTTACTTTGGCGGTCAATCACGATCATCGATCCACACCCGATCAGCCTGGGGAGGTTTCGTATATAGACATAGAAGCGTGGGAGCGGCAGGCCGAGAACTGCCACGAATATCTAAAGAAGGGGAAAAAAGCGACCGTGATCGGAGAACTCAGGCAGGATCGTTGGAAATCTCAAGACGGTGGAAATCGAAGTAAGATGAAGGTTGTCGTTCATACCGTACGTTTTGACGGATTACCGGGAAAGAGGGAAAAGGAAGCGGCTTAGAATTTTTTAGAGAGAGAATCGAAAGATTCTCTCTCTAAAGCAAAGAAGTATATTCAATTTTTTTTAAATTAACTTTTTGTCTTTTGAGACGGAGCATATGCTGGCGGAAGTGAATTCTATTTTTTTATTCCTGCGCGAGTCCAGAGAATATTCATTTTTCTCGAGATTGCCAAACCGGGTAAAACCGAAGGTACCGAGTCGGAAAGTTCAACTCGATTTTTAATATTCATTCTTAAATGAATCCATTCGAGAGAATTGGGAAAACGAAAGCCTTTTTGCAAAATATAGATTCGTGTGATTTTCGATCGAGGAGTTTTCGTCAAAATTCGCTTTCTATCGCTGAACCATTTTTAGGGAAGAAGCAAAGTCATCGCAACGTTCTTTCGTATCAAACCGGAATATTCTTCCAGCGCCTCCAAAAGAAAGAAGCCGGAAATGCCACGAGATACATAATAAATCCATAAAGTAGAATCGTGATCAAAACTCTGGGATCTCCCGTCTGTTCGTTCGCTAAAAGAAGGGCGAGAGAAAGATTCCGAATTCCGCTCACGACCCCGATGCTCCTTCGGTCTTCCGACTTATCTTTGAATAAAAAAATTCCGATCGTAAAAGATAAACCGGTAACAAGGACGATTGTAATCCAGATTGGAAGACCGAATTCTAAGATTTGTTCCGAATATTGGAAGGCGAGATAGAAAATGGAAAATCCAAGAGACAAATTGCTGGTTCTTACGAGATACGGGGAAATTTGAAAGGCGACGGATTCTTTTTTTTTCCGAATCCAAAATCCGATTCCTAAAGGAAGTCCGAAGAAGACTAATCCGATCGCCAATAATTTAGGAAGAATCCGAAGCGCTTTTTCAAATTCGAAGAACGAACTTCCGGAATACAATGTGATGAGAAGAGGGGCCGTAAAGAGGCTTGTAAAATTCAAGAGGCTCAACATGGCCGCCCCCGTTCCTGACGAGCCCTTCGCTTTTAAGATGAATAATCCTGCCGAAGCACCTCCGCCCGAGCAAGTGCAGAGAAAAATTCCGAGACGGATCGAAGGAGAAAGTGAAAAGACTTTGCAAAGAAGAAATGCGAAAAGAGGAAGTAGAAAGAGATTGAGAAAACAAACCACAATTCCCGTCGTAAACATCTTCTTAGTAGAATCCAACTGTTCCGAGGTGAGTTCGAGTCCGAGGGAACTCATTGAAGACAAGGCAAGAAGAATGAGGGCGGCTTCTAACATGGATTCTCCGTAGTATTTTTCTTTCTTTAAATTGCAATCAAAGATGCAAACGTGAATTCTCCCGAAGTCAAAGAAAAAGAGGGAGTTCCTACGTTTCAAGAAACTACGATCGGATTTCGATTCGTTTCGGGGGAGAATCCTACTTTAAATGGCGGAGTTTCCACTCTCAATTTTACAGGTGCAGAAGGAAACGGTGCAGTTCAAATCTCCTCCGCACCGACGAATAGCGTTGGATCTTTTGGAAATTCTTCTGGATCCTACACTTATGTAGTTTATAAAG carries:
- a CDS encoding single-stranded DNA-binding protein, producing the protein MKNLSHIILDGNLTADPELKTLNSGKSVATFTLAVNHDHRSTPDQPGEVSYIDIEAWERQAENCHEYLKKGKKATVIGELRQDRWKSQDGGNRSKMKVVVHTVRFDGLPGKREKEAA
- a CDS encoding Na+-dependent transporter produces the protein MLEAALILLALSSMSSLGLELTSEQLDSTKKMFTTGIVVCFLNLFLLPLFAFLLCKVFSLSPSIRLGIFLCTCSGGGASAGLFILKAKGSSGTGAAMLSLLNFTSLFTAPLLITLYSGSSFFEFEKALRILPKLLAIGLVFFGLPLGIGFWIRKKKESVAFQISPYLVRTSNLSLGFSIFYLAFQYSEQILEFGLPIWITIVLVTGLSFTIGIFLFKDKSEDRRSIGVVSGIRNLSLALLLANEQTGDPRVLITILLYGFIMYLVAFPASFFWRRWKNIPV